One region of Ornithinibacter aureus genomic DNA includes:
- a CDS encoding DNA polymerase III subunit gamma and tau, translated as MSTALYRRYRPETFADVIGQEHVTEPLMQALRTGRVNHAYLFSGPRGCGKTTSARILARCLNCGQGPTATPCGTCDSCVALARGGSGTVDVIEIDAASHGGVDDARDLRERASYGPAQSRFKIYIIDEAHMVTPQGFNALLKIVEEPPEHVKFVFATTEPEKVIGTIRSRTHHYPFRLVPPARLHSYMEELCVREGVAVAPGVLSFVVRAGGGSVRDSLSVLDQLMAGSGEAGLTYESAAALLGFTDGELLDGAIDAFAAGDAGSVFRTIDRVVETGLDPRRFVEDVLERLRDLIVVAAVGEGAGQVLRHIPQDQLERMMAQSAAFGSGALSRAADVVNAGLTEMTGATAPRLQLELIAARVLLPGAAGEAGYAARLDRLERRLDVGGVPTGAVAYAAPVPAPAPVAAPAPAPAPAPAPEPVTAPVAAPVAEPAPVPAAPAQHAAPARPAGAGGIDTDAIRRSWPDVLEWLSRHKRVTWTFVAQNAQVLDYDGQRVLLGISTVGLVETFRRGAHADYVRQALIDVLGVDARIDGQASDAVKPSEGDPVEPAPARADGSAGGSPQQESRPAPAPAPAPPLDSAPGSPASGPQVNAPAPAPSATPQAPVSPTREPASWSDAPPPVESAPSWASPFERAKAVVAEEVEQPPVEHVVDDTAISDDDESIDDLADVGVPVVERILGGTVISEQPR; from the coding sequence GTGAGCACTGCGTTGTACCGCCGCTACCGCCCCGAGACGTTCGCCGACGTCATCGGGCAGGAGCACGTGACCGAACCGCTCATGCAGGCGCTGCGCACCGGCCGCGTCAACCACGCCTACCTGTTCTCCGGGCCCCGCGGGTGCGGCAAGACGACGAGTGCCCGCATCCTCGCCCGGTGCCTGAACTGTGGACAGGGCCCGACCGCCACCCCGTGCGGCACCTGTGACTCCTGTGTGGCGCTGGCCCGGGGCGGGTCGGGAACGGTCGACGTCATCGAGATCGACGCCGCCTCGCACGGTGGGGTCGACGACGCCCGCGACCTGCGCGAACGTGCCTCGTACGGCCCGGCGCAGAGCCGCTTCAAGATCTACATCATCGACGAGGCGCACATGGTGACCCCGCAGGGGTTCAACGCGCTGCTGAAGATCGTCGAGGAGCCGCCCGAGCACGTGAAGTTCGTGTTCGCGACGACCGAGCCCGAGAAGGTCATCGGCACGATCCGTTCGCGCACCCACCACTACCCGTTCCGGCTCGTTCCGCCAGCCCGCCTGCACAGCTACATGGAGGAGCTGTGCGTGCGCGAGGGCGTGGCGGTGGCGCCGGGGGTGCTGTCGTTCGTCGTGCGGGCCGGTGGGGGGTCGGTGCGTGACTCGCTGTCCGTGCTCGACCAGTTGATGGCCGGGTCGGGTGAGGCCGGGCTGACGTACGAGTCGGCTGCCGCGCTGCTCGGCTTCACCGACGGTGAGCTGCTCGACGGGGCGATCGACGCGTTCGCGGCAGGGGATGCCGGGTCGGTGTTCCGCACGATCGACCGGGTCGTGGAGACGGGCTTGGACCCCCGGCGATTCGTCGAGGACGTCCTGGAACGACTGCGTGACCTCATCGTCGTGGCGGCGGTCGGTGAGGGGGCTGGGCAGGTGCTGCGGCACATCCCGCAGGACCAGCTCGAGCGGATGATGGCGCAGTCGGCTGCCTTCGGATCGGGGGCGCTGTCGCGCGCGGCAGATGTCGTCAATGCCGGCCTCACCGAGATGACCGGGGCGACGGCGCCGCGGTTGCAGCTCGAGCTCATCGCGGCCCGCGTGCTGCTGCCGGGGGCGGCGGGGGAGGCGGGGTATGCCGCTCGCCTCGACCGGCTCGAGCGTCGCCTCGACGTGGGTGGGGTGCCGACCGGTGCGGTTGCCTACGCCGCACCTGTGCCTGCGCCCGCCCCGGTGGCCGCACCTGCTCCTGCGCCTGCGCCCGCACCGGCGCCTGAGCCGGTGACCGCGCCAGTTGCGGCGCCAGTGGCCGAGCCCGCGCCAGTCCCGGCGGCTCCAGCGCAGCACGCTGCCCCCGCGAGGCCAGCCGGCGCCGGCGGCATCGATACCGACGCGATCCGGCGGTCCTGGCCCGACGTGCTCGAGTGGTTGAGCCGCCACAAGCGGGTGACCTGGACGTTCGTGGCGCAGAACGCGCAGGTCCTCGACTACGACGGGCAAAGGGTGCTGCTCGGCATCTCCACGGTCGGGCTCGTCGAGACCTTCCGCCGCGGGGCCCACGCCGACTACGTACGGCAGGCCCTCATCGACGTCCTCGGCGTCGATGCGCGGATCGACGGGCAGGCCTCCGACGCGGTCAAGCCGTCCGAGGGCGATCCGGTGGAACCTGCCCCGGCGCGTGCTGACGGCAGCGCTGGCGGCTCGCCCCAGCAGGAGTCCCGACCCGCACCGGCACCGGCACCGGCACCGCCGCTCGACAGCGCGCCCGGCTCCCCGGCATCCGGCCCGCAGGTCAACGCGCCAGCGCCAGCGCCATCCGCCACCCCGCAGGCCCCCGTGTCGCCCACGCGGGAGCCGGCCAGCTGGTCGGACGCGCCGCCGCCGGTGGAGTCGGCACCGTCGTGGGCCAGCCCGTTCGAGCGGGCCAAGGCCGTGGTCGCCGAAGAGGTCGAGCAGCCCCCCGTCGAGCACGTCGTCGACGACACCGCGATCAGCGACGACGACGAGTCGATCGATGACCTCGCCGACGTCGGGGTGCCCGTCGTCGAGCGCATCCTCGGTGGCACGGTCATCTCGGAGCAACCCCGATGA
- a CDS encoding DsbA family oxidoreductase, which yields MRIDVWSDILCPFCHLGRRHLELALEQFEHRDEVGVVWHSFQLDRTAEPVDDAPVIDRIATKYGVPREQMVAQHEQMARDAASVGLDFQWETLRGGNSYDAHRLIHFARTLGLEEPLTQRLMTAWYSEGEAIGDQDTLVRLAVEAGLEADAVRALLASDEHGIDVRTDLALASQIGITSVPTFVLDQKYGVTGAQPVEVLLSSIRQVWDLQGTEPEPVAEAGGCGGGCCGGVCGSDRGEAADGTEAAEAPVADPARA from the coding sequence GTGCGCATCGACGTCTGGTCCGACATCCTCTGCCCGTTCTGCCACCTCGGCAGGCGGCACCTCGAGCTTGCCCTCGAGCAGTTCGAGCACCGCGACGAGGTGGGGGTGGTCTGGCACAGCTTCCAGCTCGACCGCACCGCCGAGCCGGTCGACGACGCCCCGGTGATCGACCGGATCGCGACGAAGTACGGCGTCCCGCGCGAGCAGATGGTCGCCCAGCACGAGCAGATGGCGCGTGACGCGGCATCCGTCGGCCTTGACTTCCAGTGGGAGACGCTGCGCGGCGGCAACTCCTACGACGCCCACCGCCTCATCCACTTCGCCCGCACCCTCGGCCTCGAGGAGCCGCTCACGCAGCGCCTCATGACGGCCTGGTACTCCGAGGGCGAGGCCATCGGCGACCAGGACACCCTCGTGCGCCTCGCTGTCGAGGCTGGCCTCGAGGCGGATGCCGTCCGCGCCCTCCTCGCGAGCGACGAGCACGGCATCGACGTGCGCACCGACCTCGCCCTCGCCTCGCAGATCGGCATCACCTCGGTGCCGACCTTCGTCCTCGACCAGAAGTACGGCGTGACCGGCGCCCAGCCCGTCGAGGTGCTGCTCAGCTCCATCCGTCAGGTCTGGGACCTGCAGGGCACCGAGCCCGAACCGGTCGCCGAGGCGGGCGGCTGCGGTGGCGGGTGCTGTGGCGGTGTGTGCGGCAGCGACCGGGGTGAGGCGGCCGACGGCACCGAGGCCGCCGAGGCACCGGTGGCCGACCCCGCCCGGGCATAA
- a CDS encoding DUF3817 domain-containing protein: MTPRTLFTWLARAEVVTWTLLLIGMALKYVTRTTDLGVSVFGLVHGVVFLAFVLVTVVLWVDQRWPLREVVLVLACGIPPFATLYAERRVERLQLAPSRWRLRAGGDEAASVPERAVAAALARPVAAALVGALAVGAATLVLLLIGPPPVPGSGA; the protein is encoded by the coding sequence ATGACCCCCCGAACGCTGTTCACCTGGCTCGCTCGCGCCGAGGTGGTGACCTGGACGCTGCTGCTCATTGGCATGGCGCTGAAGTACGTCACCCGCACGACCGATCTCGGCGTCAGCGTGTTCGGGTTGGTGCACGGCGTGGTGTTCCTCGCGTTCGTGCTCGTGACGGTCGTGCTGTGGGTCGACCAGCGCTGGCCGCTTCGCGAGGTCGTGCTCGTGCTCGCCTGCGGCATCCCGCCGTTCGCGACGCTGTACGCCGAGCGGCGGGTCGAGCGCCTCCAGCTCGCGCCGAGCCGCTGGCGACTGCGGGCCGGCGGCGACGAAGCGGCATCGGTGCCCGAGCGTGCCGTCGCAGCCGCTCTCGCCCGGCCGGTTGCCGCCGCCCTCGTCGGGGCGCTCGCCGTGGGGGCCGCGACGCTCGTGCTCCTGCTCATCGGCCCGCCGCCGGTGCCGGGCAGCGGCGCCTGA